The DNA window ATCTAACTGGATATTCTGGGCCtggttctgcagggctgggcaaGGGAATCCAGGGCTTCAGAACGTGCGTTTTTCTTGTGTCCCCAGGCAGTCAGTGTATTTACACTGCCCACCTGAAGGTCATACGTGTCCCAAGGGAGCCCTTGGGCCCGCCCTGGCTGAGCTGCTGTGGGAATGAGCCAGGTCACTCACCCAAATAGAGATTGTCCTCAGCTGGGTCATCCAGGACCTGGTCAGAGGGAGCAGACATGGGGTTGGGGGTCCCAGGCCTCCTGGTCCTTGCCAGCCCCAGAACCCTTAGCACGAACTGCAACCACCCCAGACAATGGAGCAGGAAGTGCACAGGTGCCAGACTGATGGGGCCTCAGAAGTCACTGACCCCCAGCCTGGCCTGCCACATGACATCCAGCCTTCCTCCCCTCCTGCTGCAATGAGGGGCTCACTTCTTGCCTCTGGGGCAGCCCTCACCCTCCGTGGGAACTTGGGAACATCCCTGACCAGGCTGGGCTCCCAAAGCCTCCCTGTAGCCCCACCCCAAGTCTGGCCCTGTCATCAGAGACCTCAGCCACATCTGCTCCCTTGGCAAGATCCCCGGGTCTGTGCTAGGGGCTCCCCAGCACCAGAGAAGCGGCTCCCGTGAGACTCAGGTGCAGGTTCCCACCTgctcaccaccacctcccccTACCTCGATCAGTTTGACCACATTCACATGGTCCAGCTTCTTCAGGATGGCAATCTCCTGGTACACCCGCTCCAGGGGCAGCAGCTGCTTGGCTGGTCCTCCCTGGGCAGCCTGGGACCCTCTTGGGGGAGGGCGACCTGTAACCAGGAAGAGAATTCAAGCACCTGTTCCAGGGGGCTGGGCCTCACCGTGGCCCCCAAACCAGTCTCAAGCAAGAGTCTTGCACGCCCATGGTCTTGCCCCAACCCACCAGGCACATTCCATCCCCAGGCCTCTGCTCACGCTGTCTCCCTCTCTACCCCATTCCTAGCCAAAACCAGCTCGGGACCGAggtctcctccacctcccaggctagGGGCTCCCAGGGACAGGACCAGAAGATACATACGTGGAAAGCCATACTGCTTCAGTAACTTCTTTTTGGAAAGCACTTTCATTGCctaaggaaggagggagagaaatgtCACTAGCGTGAAGCCACCGGGAGCTAGAACAGGCTGGTACGTGTGGACTGAGGTCCGGAGAGGCACACTGGACATCTGCTACTGGCCCTGAGGGTGTGGCCCAGGTACGTGTTAAGCGGGGTTAGGGGGTGGCCACATTTGAGCCTCGCCCTTCCCCTTATTCCCCCAGCAAGTCTTTCTGGAGCTCTCCCCACAGACGAATCCAGCCTCTGCTTGCATATCCCCAGGGTTAGGAAGCTCATTTCTTTGCATACCCCCAGGGACAGGGAGCTCACTCTCAGGCAGCCCTGTCCTCTATCTCCTGAGCACAactcctgccccaccccccagGCTTCCAGGGCCCGGCGTGGGCAACCCCTCCCTCCTATCCCCAGACTCACGTAGTGTCTGTCTTCACTCTCGTTGTAGGCCAGCCTCACCACACCGTAGGCACCCTGCAGACAGGCATCAGTCAGCCCCACCTGGACAGGGCAACCCCTCCCAGGACCAGCTCAGGAGGTGGGGAGCCTGAGCAGCTCTGGTCTCTCCTGCACCCCATCTGCACCTCCCACCACCAGCTGGCTCATGGGCGAATATTGTAGCAGACAGGGAGGGGACTCCTGTGCCCTGGTAACTGCCCCTGCTTGGCTCAACACGGCTCCATGCCTCCCTCAGTCCCTCCTTGTCAACTGTCAAGAACTCTGGGAGTCAGGAGTCAAGAGTCACCTTCcaccccccctccccccgccccagtACCTGGGAACTTCCCCCAGGGCACGAAACTGTCCTCACCTCTAGGCTAGGACTtgcctggctctgcctcccatTCCCTCCCACACAGGAGAAGGAACAGCGCCAAGCAGAGGATCCCGAAGCCCCCGGTGCTCTCAGCCTGCCCACTCCTACCTTGCCAATCTCACTCTGCAGCTTGTACTGGTTGAGCTGCACGCAGTCCTGTGGGGGAAGAGTGAGCACCAGGTTGAGCTGGCTCCAGAGGCAGCACTGCTCCTACCTCAGAGCCCATTCAGGGTCCAATTCTGGCCACAGGCCCCTCATTCCCGGACCCCCGGGTCTCACCAAGCATTTGAGTTTGGATGGGGAAGCTGGTGGTGCCATCGCCCCCGTATGTGATGAGAAGATGTGGTTCATGTTTGAAAACATGGATGGTGACGCCACGGCTGTGCCGTGTTCCCCAGATGCAGTGGTGAAGGGAAAATGCTAATTCCTGTCTGGATTCTGGAGTCTGGGAGATCCCAATCCACGAGAAACCCATAAGCAACTATTTCCAGAAGCAGTTGAATGAGAAGGTCTAGACTCCAAGGACAAGATGAGGAGCCCTGGGCACAAAGGCTGAGAGCCTGGGTTCAGGCACAGAAAGCTCAGCTCCTGACATCCGTAGACTGCTCAGAACCTGAGTGCACTTTCAGAACTAACTGGCAGGAACTCCAGCTGAAGCCCAGAGGCTGGAGCCAGGCTGGCCGTTTCTGAGGCAGAGCAGACTCTAGGAGGCAGAATTAGAGGTGAGGGATGCAAGCTGGGGAAGAGTTGGGGGGGTAGGGGGAACATAGCCTCTATCTTCACATCTCTAAGAAGACTACACAGGGGACCAGGGCGAGACCTATTTCCCAGGCCTAGGCTGGGAGTGGGAACAGCGGGACTTAGAGAACGCAGCCTTTGGCTCAGCTGCAGCTCCCCTGGTTGGGAAGAGGCTATACTGTTAGGTAGTGATCTCCCCAGCTCTGAGGGTATGCAAACCAAAGCTAGATAGCTGTGTGGCACAGACAGGGGCAGGAAAGAGTCTTCACTGCAGTCCACTGAGGGGCTCATGAACAACCCCTCGTGCTGCCCCACCAACCTCTGCATCTGAGATGGCCACGTGGTGGGACTCGATGGTGGGCCTCCGCCAGGCCCGGGGGGAGATGTGGCTGGCAGGCCCCGTGGCATAAGGCCCAGCCTGCGCCTCCAGATAACTTCCTGCCGGCCGCTCCTGTAGGGACAGCTTCCTGGCTGAGAGGCTAGGCCGGGCTGGGAGCAGTCTCGAAGTACTGCCAGGGATCACAGAGGCAGCTCTGGCCCGTGGCGGAGGGTCCACACCGTTTCTAGTAGGCTCTGGGCCACCATCTGCCTCTTCCAAGTGGGTCACGTCGATGGCTGCCACCCGTTCCACCAGCTCTGCCCGAGGATCCTGGCAGCAGACAGCTGGACCCCCTTCCATTGCTTCAGTCAAGGGGGGTCTTCTGCGTAGCCTTGTTGGGAAGCTGAGAAAGGAGGGCAGAGAAGGCTTCACTCCTGTGTGTCAGGCTGGCTACCAGGTAAGGTAGCCGCAGCCCTGTGGGTCCCACCTCCATGCCTTTGCCCTGGCTGTTCCCTCTACCGGCATTGCCAACACCCAGCCTCAAGTCTGTCCCTATGAACTGAATGAATTCACATTGCTTCTGCCGAATGCCAGCCCTCTAGGCCTCAGTATCCCCGCCGGTCACTTCTGCCTGCCGGCTTCACAGGGAAGCAGAGAGAATCTGATATTCTGGAGTCAGGACAGACAGGGGCAGAAGCCTGGAGGCCCAGCAGCACTGGAAGGGGCAGAACCCACGGTCAGCTCAGCCCCAGAACAGCATGCAGCCCTGTGAGTCGAGTCCCAACCCTTGATAGCAGAGCACTCCAACACTGCCTCCTGGAAGCTGAGCTAGACACTAGTAACTCAGAAGCCTTGTTGATGCTTCAGACCCACCCGcctcctccagggagccctcCTTGATGTTTCAGCCTCCTACCTACCCCCCATCCCTCTCACTGCTTCCAGGAAGACTTCCCTGGGGTTCCCAACTCCAGCCAGCCCTGCCTCACTGACATCTGTCAAAGCAAGGGGATGGGCCccgtgcagtagctcacgcctgtaatcccagcactttgggaggctgatgtgggtggatcacctgaggtcaggagttcgagaccagcctggccaacatggcaaaaccctgtctctactaaaaattcaaaaattagccgggcatggtggcatgcacctgtaatcccatctactcgggaggctgaggcaggagaatcacttgaacccagcaggtggaggttgcagtgagctgagactgcaccactgcactccagcctaggcaacagagcaagactccgtctcaaaaaaaagaaggcaagggGATTGGAATGAGGGGAATGAGGGTGAAACAGGGCATAACATCCCCTGAAACCCATGTTCTCAAAGTCACTGTGTGGTGGCTGCAACGTCAGGGAGGTGACCCCCAGTCCTCATCTTCAGCCACGACCCTGGGCTACATCCTGACTCCAGACTGAACCCTGACACTCCGCCTGAGACCTCCATCTCTGTTCCAGGCTTGTAGAGCGCTGGCCATGCCCAACCTGGTGCCCCTCCCCCTGCTTGCGCTAGACTCTGCATCCTCTCAGGAGAAGGAAGTGAGTGAACTCCTGATCCTCCATCCTTCCTGTCTGCTGGTAACTTCCTCCGTACCCACACAGCGACTGAGAATGTGGATCTCAGGGAGACCCAGAGTGTGCATGGTGAAGGGCCTGCTCCACCCCTCATTCCTCATCCCTTTGCTTTGACAGATGTCAGCGAGGCAGGGCTGGCTGGAGTCCACTGGCCGCTGAGGAGCCAGGGCTGGGTTCCAGTCCTGCCTGCTGACCTACCAGGGGCCCTAGACAAGCTCCTTCCCAATTCTGAGCCCCAGTCTCCCGACTTGTCCTGTGGATTCCCTGCCTTCCCAGATTTCCCAGGCTCACAGCAGGGTTTGGAGGTAGACTGAGGGTAAGGGTGAGGTCCAGACCCCCTGTGCCTGGTACGTAGTGTGTTGAATGAGTGGAAGCCTGGAGGTGGTGGGGGCTAGTGCTGacatggagaaaggaagagagaaggctCCACACTGGGAACAGGAAAAGGCACGGAAGCTGGAACCCAGAGGAGTGAGAGGGAGTTGGTGAGGCTGGAGTATCAAGGAGGCCTCCctggaggaggtgaaggaggtGAGGAGGCTGAGTGAGGGTAGAGTATCAGGGAGGCCTTCCTGGAAGAGGGGGCAGGAGACAGTGAGTGTGGCTGTGACATAAGGAGGcctccctggaggaggtgagagGGACAGTGAATGGGGCTGTGGCATAAGGAGGcctccctggaggaggtgagagGGACAGTGAATGGGGCTGAGACATAAGGAGGCCACCCTGGAGGAGGTAAGAGGCTGTAGCATAGGGAGGcctccctggaggaggtgagagGGACAGTGAGTGGGGCTGGAGCTTCGGGGAGAGCTTGGAAACCAGATGGCATAGCGAGGAGGAAGCCAAAGCTGGGAACACCCTCCAGGCCCCGCCAGGCTCCTCCCAGCAGGTGGCCCACCCCTCCGCCCCGTCCCCTCACTCCGCAAGCCATGTTTTTCCCTCccgaatgtaagttccatgagatTAGGGCTCTCATCTGCCTTGTCTCCAAAAGATCATCAGTGCCTGGCGTGTGATAGGAactcgataaatatttgttgaataaatgactggTTGCCATAGTGATCGTTACAGCCCTGTCCCCATTAGACAGATGAAAAAGCAGCCGCAGAGACGCAACCCCATCAAGCCTCAGGCCCCAGCACACATAAGAGAATGAACTCCAGGGCTGGGAGCTCCTGCTCTTTGGCCCTAGGCAGGGCAGAAGCCATAGGCTGCCCGGGCCCATAAAATTTGCATATTTCCTAAAGGTTGCCATTCCAGCAAAAGGCCATCCTCCTTTACCCTTGAACACCTTTCCCTGCTTTTCTTAGATAGGTAGAGGGAGGCCCAGCGGGTGGGGATGGGCCCGGGGTCACCCAGCAAGTCGGGGCAGAAGGCTTCCTGTTCCAGCCTGAGCCCTGTTACCCGGTTTGGCGCCCAGGCTCTGAAGCCAGGCAGCCAGGCAGCACCCTTTCCTGGCGGGGAGCCCGTGAGCAGGTGGCCTCGCCTCTGTGTCTTGGGTTTTCCTCACTCGCAAAATGGGGTTCTAGTGGGTCTCACCTCACGCACGTGCTGAGATGCTGAGGAGGGAGTGCGCGTAAGGCACTCAGAACAGGGCCTGCCACGAAGGAGGCGCCGTAAAAGTGAGTTGTTGTTGTGCTGTTGCTGTTGTGATTGCTGGGACACGCTGTGGCCCAGATGGATGCGCGGGCGGGCGGAAGGCGGCTGCGAGGGCTGACGTCAGGctctccgtccctccctcccgccTGGATCAAATTCAGGTGACTAAGCGTGTCTGCGAGGGAGGCGGCTGCCGGGGAAGGCCCAAGGTTCTTGCCGCGTGTCCGGGAGACAGGGCTTGGCGCCCCGGCCACGCGTCTGCACAGGAGGGAATATGTGCACACGGGCTGTGGGCctggggtggtggtgtgtgtctgtgtgtgttgtggTCCTCGCACAGGAGCGCATCTGCATGGAAATGAAAACCtcggtgtgatgtgtgtgtgtgcaggtgtgcttatgtgcatgtgtgcctgcagGTCTCCGTGTACATATGCCCAGGGTAGGGGGGTGACCTGCACCCCTGGGGGTCCTGGGAGCCTGATCCCAGAGCTCATATCTGGACTTTCCCCCATAGTCACTAGGCCCACCAGCCTGGCACTGCCTGCTAGGCTGGGTTCTGTGCCCCAGGCAGAAACTCAGGCCCATCTGGGGGCTCACGCAGGGGGTGTCTCAAGGCCCTTCCCAAGCTCAGGCCTCAGTAGATACTTTGTAGAAACTTAATTCGGTGGATAATTAGGGCCATGTGGGCAAACAGAAAGATGGACAGACAGGCTGGGACCCAGGCCCATGGTACAGCAAGGAATCCTATGGGCCTGGGCACTGGCTTAGTCCTGTGGCCAAGAATGGCCAGACTCAAGCCCTCCCTCTTTGGGAAAAACGACTTCAATCCCGTCCTCCCAGACTGGGGACCTGCTGCCTCGGACAAGTCATTGAgcctcttggagcctcagtttcctaacatGTGAATCAAACAGAGGGCCACCGTCCCGCCAACTCCCAGGGCGATGGGACGAACAGAATGGGGTGTGGACACAGGAGTAGTTTGTGCCAGAGCCCTGTTGGGCGGGGATGTGGCTGTGTCTAGAAGCATCCAAGAGAGCCTTAATGTACAAGGTCCAACCCCACCTCTGCCCCCGGCTCCAAGATGGCCTGGCACATACCCACCACCCAGGTTTCTCCTCCCAGGCTGTGCCCCACCCCCCAAGTGTCCGGCCACTCCCAAGGAATGTGGGTCCCTGGCTCCAGACGCCCGCTTGGCCTGGCTTCCTTCTCAGGACATGCTCCATCCAGCTGCATCCCTCAAAGGAGTCCCAGAGCAGGGCAGAGCAGGCAGaccctgctgccatccacgtggGTTCGAGCAGCTGCACCTGGGAGGACTTCAGGCCCTGGTCAGGCCTCATTCCGAGCTCTGGAAGGCCGCTGTGAACCCCAGTGCCAGGCCGAGGCAGGGGACCAGCTACGTCCAGGCGAGGGGATGGACAGCCCTTACCAGCAGAGGACCGAACAGAAGGGAAAGCCGCAGAGGTGGCGGCCACCCAGACCAGACACAGAAGGTGGTCCTCACAGCCCTGGGCCGCCTCACTGGAGCCGTGTTTATAATCCTGACGAGTGTCTGGATGGCCCTGGCAACGGGTGCCCTCCGCAGCTCCCGCCCCCACCCAGGATGACTCAGTCCCCTTGAGGGAGGCCCAGGCGTCTGGTGCCAAGTCATGCTTGACGACTCCTGCTGTGAGGACGCCCGCTCCCACCATCCTTGGGGAGCCCCCAAGCACTGACGCGGGCTCTTGCCTGACTCAGCACAGTTACCCCCAGCGCATCGTCCTGGCCCACCCACAGAGGCTGATGGTCCTCAGGCCTCATCCTGTGCCCCTCCTCATCCTCCACACCAGGTCTGTGCCTCCAGCCCCACTCTTTCCAGCTAGCTGCCGCCTGCCCCTCCATGTTCCCGAGCACAGCTCAGATCCGACAGGGCCCAGATTCAACTCAGCATCTTCCCCAAACCTGCTCGTCCTCCATCTCCATTGCAAGATGGGTACCACATCCTCCCCATTCTTTTCTGACCCAGGCCAGCAATCCAGGAGCCCTCCTTGTCATTCGTCCTTTCCCTGTTGCCCAGCCTCACTCCCCACAACCCCACACTTACTCTCCACTCCAGCCACACCACAGCTTCCCAAACTGCAGACTCTGTCCCGCTGCCAGGCCTCTGTACAAGCTGTGCTTCTGCCAGGAACACACCTTCCTCTCCTCTGCGGCCTGGAGGACAGCTCAGCCACTGCCTCTTCTGAGAGCCCTCCCTGATCTCCCCACTACCAGCTGGGTGAGCTCACAAGCCGAACCCCTTAGAAGTCCGGATTCCGACTACTGCTTCATTCCCCGCCACACGGGTCTTCCCTGACTCCAGGCTCACACCTCCACCTCACCCTACCCCGTCCTCCACACCAGTTGCTAGAGGGAGGATTTCCAACATGCAAATGTGGTTACAGTTCTCCCAGACCTGGCCTTCCAGGAACTTGGAATGTCAGGGACAGAGGAGCAGAAGTGGCCTCAGATTGGGGGTAAAGGGGGCAGGGGGTCACAGGCTAGGAAGCAGCCAGGGACACGGACATCTGGGATGCAAGCACAAATAGTCACAGAGCACCTACTGTCTGCCAGGCTCTGTGTAAGCATGTGTGGGGAGACACAGCAGTGAACCAAAAAGACCAAGTCTCTGCCctcatattgtttaatttctcgTGGGGGCAAGGAGCAACAACCAAGAAAGCCAGTGATTCAGATATGATATGTCAAGTGGTACGTACTGTGAAGAAAAATGTAGCAGAGTAAGAAGGATCGAGAGAAAGGGGCTGGGAGATGCTGCTGATAACACTG is part of the Chlorocebus sabaeus isolate Y175 chromosome 16, mChlSab1.0.hap1, whole genome shotgun sequence genome and encodes:
- the CAMKK1 gene encoding calcium/calmodulin-dependent protein kinase kinase 1 isoform X1, yielding MGESPDMSSGIRLPGPPGVQVTPLPWAYVHGDLQAHMHISTPAHTHITPRFSFPCRCAPVRGPQHTQTHTTTPGPQPVCTYSLLCRRVAGAPSPVSRTRGKNLGPSPAAASLADTLSHLNLIQAGGRDGEPDVSPRSRLPPARASIWATACPSNHNSNSTTTTHFYGASFVAGPVLSALRALPPQHLSTCVSFPTRLRRRPPLTEAMEGGPAVCCQDPRAELVERVAAIDVTHLEEADGGPEPTRNGVDPPPRARAASVIPGSTSRLLPARPSLSARKLSLQERPAGSYLEAQAGPYATGPASHISPRAWRRPTIESHHVAISDAEDCVQLNQYKLQSEIGKGAYGVVRLAYNESEDRHYAMKVLSKKKLLKQYGFPRRPPPRGSQAAQGGPAKQLLPLERVYQEIAILKKLDHVNVVKLIEVLDDPAEDNLYLVFDLLRKGPVMEVPCDKPFSEEQARLYLRDVILGLEYLHFQKIVHRDIKPSNLLLGDDGHVKIADFGVSNQFEGNDAQLSSTAGTPAFMAPEAISDSGQSFSGKALDVWATGVTLYCFVYGKCPFIDDFILALHRKIKNEPVVFPEEPEISEELKDLILKMLDKNPETRIGVPDIKLHPWVTKNGEEPLPSEEEHCSVVEVTEEEVKNSVRLIPSWTTVILVKSMLRKRSFGNPFEPQARREERSMSAPGNLLVKEGCGEGGKSPELPGVQEDEAAS
- the CAMKK1 gene encoding calcium/calmodulin-dependent protein kinase kinase 1 isoform X3 is translated as MGESPDMSSGIRLPGPPGVQVTPLPWAYVHGDLQAHMHISTPAHTHITPRFSFPCRCAPVRGPQHTQTHTTTPGPQPVCTYSLLCRRVAGAPSPVSRTRGKNLGPSPAAASLADTLSHLNLIQAGGRDGEPDVSPRSRLPPARASIWATACPSNHNSNSTTTTHFYGASFVAGPVLSALRALPPQHLSTCVSFPTRLRRRPPLTEAMEGGPAVCCQDPRAELVERVAAIDVTHLEEADGGPEPTRNGVDPPPRARAASVIPGSTSRLLPARPSLSARKLSLQERPAGSYLEAQAGPYATGPASHISPRAWRRPTIESHHVAISDAEDCVQLNQYKLQSEIGKGAYGVVRLAYNESEDRHYAMKVLSKKKLLKQYGFPRRPPPRGSQAAQGGPAKQLLPLERVYQEIAILKKLDHVNVVKLIEVLDDPAEDNLYLGPSWKCPVTSPSRRSKLASTCGTSSWASSTCTSRRSSTGTSSHPTCSWGMMGT